The Plasmodium coatneyi strain Hackeri chromosome 5, complete sequence DNA window GGGGGACGCTGGGAAGAACTAACATGCATGACTTATCCAGAAAGGTAAGGAAAGTGCGCGTATTTCCGCCATTTCTTTCAAACTAAAAGGAATATAGCAGAAGAGAGTGGACCATTctaataaagaaataatatacctAGTAGAAGGAAGCTGATATAATATCATAAACTCATTATCGGAAGTGTGGTATTACAATGTGAAAATGTTCATAACACTAGAAAccacatatatgtgggaACTGACAAACTCCTCTTTTGGCTGGAAAggtatgtgtatgtttagCACGCAGACATACACAATTTGTTACTCTATACTGTGGAAACAACATTTTATTTGGCTCcttaggaaggaataaaaatgattgaaggaaaaagggggaaggaatggggGAGAGTATTACTAATGTTAAAATTGTGGGAGGCATCTATGGCGTTACATTAAGGGCATATATCTGCAAGAACCACATACATAGAGAATCCGAAGGGACAgaggaaaaagtacaaatttGGCTGTGGACATACTATCAGTGAGTAGAGGGTAGGTTATACAGCGGAGTATATAGGACTGTGTAATAATTTATAAACAGAGGAGTACATAAATGTGCGGGGAAAATGAAACATATGGTGCACTTTCCCTAAGAGTTCTAATAAATATTAAAGGACAGTACATACAAAATGACTGGTAGCATATATCAAAGAAGTAGTAGGAACATGAGAGTGGTTGTATGAGTTTTCGCACGTTACAAATGTTCCTACTACATGTGCTACCTCACttcaaaatgtgcataaataATGTGAAGCATGTTCATATTAATATTCAGCCGGAAGGCCAGTATAGAGTATTTTATGATGTTCCTAATGATGGTTGCTCATATCTTTGAGAAGTGAGCGGAAGAATTTAAGGGATGTTCAGTTTTATGATTCTAGCTCTAAGTCCGGAAGGAATGATACACGTCCAGGTTGCATGGAATTTCCCCAATATTGAATTATACGCTAAGGGCAGTTCCACTTAGCAGTCTACCTCTTATCAATTCCTCCTTCGAATAAATTCCTATGGGATAATTCCTACAGAGAACAGTTTCTTATCGTAAAAAAAGGGCTTAAATTCCCCTAAGGACGAACATAATATATGAGAAAAGTCCGCTATATGGGAGGTATGTGCTTTATAAAAGGTATGTGTGTGATctataatgtgcacatacactTATGCGCAAATATGGGATGATGAAGGTGGCGATGGCACATCTACAAATTTGgtacacttccttctccATTTGGATGTGGAGAACAAAATGTGGAACACTCCGATTGGTATTCCAGTTATGCGCGTAATTACTGGTGATAACTTTCATTTAGCAACTGCTCCTTAAGCAGAATTTCATTGTTAGCGTATTCCATTGgcccctatttttttttaagtatttcttgtagaaataatttttccttagttttttttctttggaaGTGTTTATATGTGGCAATTAATTTATTCTAACAGTTTTTCTTAATtatgcaaaaagggaaaaaggttgcataggaggaaaaggaaaaaagaggaggagatTCATCCTTTTAGGGGAATAACTTATACCGAACAAAATAAGGTATATGCAACATATGTGAATAAAcaatgaaagaaaaacaagagGGGAACATTCTACTGTTTTCCCTCTTATTCTAATATTTCACATTtgttcgaaaaggaaaaaaaaaaaaaagaatgcaaatTTTGGGAGGTATACGGGAGAGTATTTCTAACGGTACGTTAATTTagttgagcaaaaaaaaaaaattgttcccatATTGCAGGTGGAATTCTACTATAGCAAGTGCGTTTCAACAGTTCCTTATGCaccctttgttttttcatcgcaatttatttattcgGACTGTGTTGATAAgaactttcttttccttagaAAAACTGCATAGTTAATAAATTCCATGGTGagtgaaatatttttttttccctgacAATAATGCGAtctaagtttttttttttctttttctttaggtAATTCTTtcggttaatttttttggtgcCAAATTGTTTGTAACATTAATTTGGAGGGAATTTATGCGGAGAATAACTTCTcacggggaaaaaagcatTGTGTTAAGCGCCTAAGTGTAAAAGTTGTATaataaaacagaataaaaaaaaagaacaaataatatgaCAAAGGAATAATGTGCTGTATAACGACGAATGAAATAATGTGCTTCATGACGATCAAagtaatgcatatataacaCATGCACAATAATGTTGCTTTGTAAAGGATgaataaaacagaaaaaaaaagaaggaaaaaaaagaaataagttagagaagaaaggaaaaaaggaacgaaagaGCGAAagaagagtgaaaaaaaaatgaatggaaaaagaaaattccgCACATACTACTTCTGGAAGGAATCAATCATAGGGAGTTTTGATATGGATGAAGGAAGTACGTTATGTGTAATATTTGATAGAACATTATTCCTATATGATAAGTAGATAAATTATTGAATaatgtggtaaaaaaaaatggattcgCAGAATAAGTTTGAGGCGTTGGTGAAGGAGTGGTACACTTCAAATGGGAAGAGTAAGGAGAACGGTGCGGTATGTATGGACATCGGAAATTTACTTAGCTTTGTATTAAAATTGTTACCTGTACATTTAAGCTCCAATAAATATAgtatatgaaaatataagGGACGAAtgatatgtgcatgtataatttttctatttgcaGCCTGAATTATTAAATAAACTCAAGGGATATGTTGACGAATTCATGAATACCATGAAGAATGATGATGAAGATAGTAGGTTAGTTGGGGAAGAAGGGTGCAAAGATGTTAAAATAGGTGAAAGGGGAATGACAAAAGAAGAGCGAGAATGGTGCATTTTCCTATTACAGaatttatggaaaataaGAATGTTAGAAATGGTGGATACGGACCAGAGTGtgtggaataaaaaaataagatcTTACACACGCTGTGCTGTAATGAAAGTATGgttttatatgtatagagATATGTATTGTGAAGCTGACGATATTATGACACATGCCTTTGATAAAATGAGGGAGTTATGCACAAAGATGGGCACAGTGGGAGGGTGTAATGAATGTAAGTATGAAAGGTTTGAGTCCATGCACGTGGATGGTGTAAGTGTTCTAGGGTACATTTTCAACCAAATACCAAGAAATCTAATAAGTGTaacgaagaaaaataaattgtcgtggggaagaaaatgtaatAGGACAGCCAAAGAtagaaaggaggaggagcgGTCCGATGGAAGGGGACGTGCAGGAGGCGAAGCAACAGATGCAGGGAGAATGCAGGACGTATTGAATCAAGTAAAGCAAGAAATAAGTGTGAAGATTGGAGTCCCAATAGACGTCCAGGAACAACACAAGGCAACTCAGAAAGCGGCAAGCAACGCGGCAGGAAGGTATTTCCTTGAATTGTTGGGTGGATGGATAAGACGTAAAGAAACCGCTGGAAAAGATGTAAGTAcaatatttcatatataatgcataatATTTTGCATAGTGcaatgtatgtgtgcacaatgtgtatgtgtatacaatGTAATAGTGTACACacaatgtatatgtataaaaaatttgtatgtGTCTAATGCCTGTTCTGCATACATCAGTATGGCAGTACATGAGAGGTTTAAGCGGTctaaggaggggaaggaaaggagggtctaaagaaggaggaaggaaagcagTGCATAAGGAGGAACgagggtgaaggaaagaggaactAAAAGATgcaaggaaaggttgttaggtgtggttggtggaaggaagggaatggtttaaggaagaggaaggaaagggacgTCTAAAGAGGAatgaagggtctaaggaaggaagggaggaggggatgaaggaaagaagaagggggagaaggaaagaagaagggggtgaaggaaagaagaagggaatgaaggaatgaaaggaaagaagtaataaaggaataaggaagaaaggaataaggaaagaaaggaaaggaaggatgggtctaaggagggtaGGACGgggagggaaggggaaagaacaTTTTAGGGGGGGGTTCCagttttagggttagggttcagggtaaGGTGGGTTCCTGGTTTAGGTTAACGTGGGTTCCGGGTTAAGGGAAGGTGGGAAATGGGTGTTGTTTGTGGAgaataagtggaaaattgATGAATAAGacttcgggtttagggtttagggtttaggatttagggttcaatgtttaggatttagggttaaggttttaggatttagggttaggggtttaggacttagggttcagagtttagtgtttaggtttcagtgtttagggatGAGGGTTGCctatttagggtttaggttgaggttttaggattcagagtttagggttcagggtttagggttcagtatTGTGTGTTTAGCCTTCAGTTTTTTGGGTTTGGAGTTTAGTGTTcatgtttagggtttagggtatgGGAATTGTGGTGCAACATGTGTAAGAAGTGAGGTGTATAATTGGAGAATTAGATGTGGTTGTGGAGAATATGGTGTGTTCTATGGAGAATAAGGTGTGTGGTATGGTGAATGAGGTGTGTAGTATGGGGAGGGATGTGTCTCAGTAGAATGTGCGTGGGTTTGTAGAATGTGTGTACTTTTGTAGAATGTGTGTCGGTTTGTAGGATTCGTGTGTGTTTGTGCAGAATGTATTGTATGCAGAGTGTGTTTGTAGAAAGTATATGTGTAATGGATTTTTATGTCTGTACAATGTGTGGATAGATGCATCTATATAAATTTGAGAAATAATATGAATGATGTAGGGAAGGGGTGAGGGAACAAtactatgcacatatatattaatgcattatttgaatttatttctataggttaaaatatggaaagaCATTGAAGATGTGCTTAAAGACATGCTTAAGAATGTTCAGAAAGATGCCCCAGAAATAAACTCACTGTGTGGTGATTATAAAGAGGACAGCGGAGGCATAGTGGCTAGGAACAGAGGAAAGGACTTGTGTaaaatgttaataaaaataatatattggATTGATGGACTGATAGAGAAAGAGGAGAAGATAGGGCATAAGAAGTGGAACTGGAAgtgggaaagaaggaaagacaTCAAAGAAGAAGATTGGGAACTCCAAGCCTATCTTAGATGTATATTAGGAAAAATAACTATGACAAAAATGTTAGCGACTCACTGTGATATGGACAGGGTTACTCCAATTGTGACGGGAGCCATAGAAGGAACTTTGTTACAGAAAGGTGTCCAGGCGGAACATGAAAAATGCGATGAAATCGATTTCAGGAGTTTAAatattgggaaaaaatttttttgggagGAAATAGATAAATGGATAAAGCAAGAAAcaagagaaggaggaggaataagaaaaataaagagtgatggggaaaaatgtgTAGGAACTGCACCAACTAAAAAAACGAGTGCAGACGCAgtagtgaagaaaaagaatgttGTTAAGTTATTAGGATCTGGGGATCCGAATGAATTGCAGGAATTAATAGAGAAGGACACTAAATTACCGAAGGAGGTATTGAATAAAGTggtagaaaaaatacaaaagaagttagaaaaaaagaaaggagctCAATACAAATGTCCCAAACGTACAATCACTAAAGATGGATTTGTCGATGACGACGAAGAACGTAAGTCAtcattatacacataatccctaaggaaggttgtgttagatTGTTCacccccctaacaaccttttcTACCCATCTAACAGCCCTAACAATCTTTCTCCCTTCTTGCAGTCACCATTGGGGAATGGTTCACGGCATTTTCCAACAATGTGTCTGAGGATGACAAAATGAATTTTGGGGAGTGGGATACACTGCGTGCCGTATGTGATGATTTGTATAGTGTTCAAAGTGATATGAGTAAGTATAACAGTTTCTGTGAAATTATGGTAAGGAATTTACTTTTAGTAACGGAAGTTGGAAATCAATATAAAAACGAAGACGGAAAAACACCATGtgagaagaaagtgaaaaatattcctctATGTAATCTCTTAAAAGTGTGGATGGAATATATGCGGTTTTTGTGTGCACCGGAAGAAGTCATGAAACACGTCTTCGAGGCAGTAGAACCAGTTAGGGCAATACTTCATCCAGGTGGGAACTATGCTAAGTGCGAATATGGGACGTATGCTATTAATTATAGAGGACAGACGGATATGTTAGAGAAAGTTTGGAAGCTTCTACACGACAGTGTTATTAGTGGAAGGGTAGGCATTGTTACTAAACATACATGGTGTACTGATTATAGGACAAGGAAGGATCGGATCCGTGCACCTACAGGTGATGGTCTTAGCCGTGCCGATAAGGGCGCACAGAGTCAAGGTATCAATGGTAATGCTGGTTTAAAAAACTTAGAAGAACTcttagaaaaaattagggGGCCAATGGAGGAAGAGCGGCAAGCAGAGCTGAAGTTTCTGGAACAAACCATTCAGACAGTCAtacaagaagaacaacagaaacaacaacagcagcctCAAGGACCACCCCCTCCTCCACCACCGCCCCCCAACCCTGGCGACCAAGGAACGGTTAGTGGAGgagaggaaggggaacggGGGGTGTTTAAACCAAGCGAAGCACCGGCACCTGTCACTAAGAAAGAAGAACCAGGGGAACCACCTGACAAAGTTACTACGGCTCCGAAGGACTCTGTTCAGGAACAACCAGGTAAGGATACATCATCTCCTAAGCGTACTCCCAGTAAGGAAGATTGTAAGGACAACACTGTGGATGCCGGTGTAGATCCTGGTGCATGCTTCGATGATCTTGACAATGATTTGCCAATAGgaccttccccccctgctcCTTCCAATGAACATCATGAAGCTACTGGAGACACTGGTCCTAAAGGTGTTGCAGGCAGTAGTATGGCTGAAGTTGATTTAATTAAGGGCGAAGcacaacttccttcttcccctgttATTTCTTCCACTGCCCCTGCTCCAGGTCCTGTTCCTGCCCTAGTAGTTCCTGGTCAGGATGATCTGCCCTTACCGAACCCACCCCAACGGAAATTAAACCTgaattttaaggaaaaaagcgaTGAATCCTACAATGCATTTGGCGGAGGTGGCAAGGACAACAAGCAGACTGAAAATAGTGCCGGTTCTTCCTCTAGACAAGCTCCAGATGGTCCTCCAACAACAgtaacagcaacaacaacatcatcaGCTGGAAGTATTTCAACAAATAGAACAAGTGATCCAGGGAGGGGGGGAACCGGAGGCTCCCCTCCTGCTCCAGTCCCACTTATTCAAAAGAATGACCACCCTTCCGACCTCCTTACCCcctaccttcctaccattcctgtgtTCCTTGGTATTTCTGCAATGAGCTACttactttggaaggtaagaaaagaagaaccccttctttctcttctttctttccttctttttccttccttcttttttccttttcttttccttcccttcccttcccttcctttccttgttTTCTAACCTTAGATGTGTACGATTTCACACTTTAGGGTTTGaggtagtaattactgtttgCGTGAACAACATTTCACACCCGAAAAAATTACttgttcgttctttttttttgcagtattttttcctcggtaaaaaaagaaaacgttaccgaagagctcatcaagtacgtggttcTCCAACAttggaagaacaactccttcctcatgtggacgaccaggcacatggtccacatgaatataccttaatAAAGAAAGgcagacaaccaagatctgttTCAATGGGAAcgaaaaaaccaaaaaaactTGTCGATCGCCGTGGTGTAGGTCGAcgtaccattattgatattcatttagaagtcttagacgaatgtcaaaaaggggacactAAACTGGTtcaggaagacttttttgaaattttggttcaagaattcatGGGATGTGaattcataaaagaaaaaaatgttcctgaggaacaggttccaagttcagattccgggtttaggggcgaagactttgtttctaaggatgatgttcctaaggaacaggttccaagttcagattccgtgtttagggtgtagtataaatatttttctttttttttgtattgcatgAACGTGTTTgcacgttcatgtgtaattaatataagccaagaaaaaaaaaaaaattttattccccACTTTagtttgatttgtttggtaaaatttttttttttattgaagaactaaaaaaatgcttattcattctgttataaaattttttgactttataaatttttttttatgttttttaaaatacatgaatattttttcaaaaatgtcagGACCTTTTTGCGCATCCGCGCCTCTTTTTGGAactattccttcctcatgCAGGGTcattattcatacatacaaatgtaggagagaaaaaaaaggaaagaaatatgaggaaaaggaataaaaaaaaaaataaagaaagaatgaaaagaaggaaagaacgaaggaaaggaaagaagggaaaaataaaagaaggaaagggaaggaaagaaaaggtcCCCCTTGCTTCTTTGCATTGTATAAAATATGCGCACTTATTTATGTGcgtcccttccttcctccgaagggagggggaaaggaaggaagaacattccCCTTTCAATCCTTTTCCCCTGTAGGTGTTACACAACAACGGTGTATTACATAcgatgtgttacattacatgtTTTGGTAACCTATATTGTTCCGGTGACCCCGTTCATTATTTCCTCCTGCCCTTCCTTTGGCAGACGCTCCTGTGGTAGATGGTCTCGCGTGTGCAGCAGAGCTTACTGTTCCATCTATTGTTGAATaatctgtggaatattctgttaaggtgtcttCTATGGACGAACCAAAGTTCCGCccaattgttcttttttttcttgtgttttttcttccatttccagaatgTTTACCAAACaaggaagaccatggtttatactgaacgGAAGAAAGATTTATAgggaaaggggtctaaggaggaggaaggaaaggaaggggcctaaggaaggagggtctaaggaaaggggtctaagaaaggaagaaaagagtcTAAGGAGTAAGAAAGTTgtaaggaagggtctaaggaggaggaaggaaagggaaataaggggtctatggaaggaaatactgttacttatattatttcacttttaataTTAAGTTTTGGAttcttactttgtataataaaaaaggggtaccTATTGTTGCTAAAGTGCCAAAGATGGAAGTGATTgaagaggtggtggtggcggAACGTACAGCATCTTCTAGTTTGGATTGTGCTGTTTGTGCTTCGTGCGCTATACTGTCTTGTAATGATTTTAATTCAGATTTCAATTTTGATAGTTTCTCTTCAATGCCTGACTTATGATtattccaaaattttttacagtaaTCATATGATCCCCCGTTCGTACAACTTACCTTTACGGCTTCATATGCTATACTTACGTCCTGCAGGTAACTTTGACATTTCGTAATACCCTTAGGCCCACTATGCTCTAACAGTGTTAGTACAGTAGGATGGTCGTACCAGAAATCGAATAggatttttctatttttgaaAGTGACTTCGTCAATATTAGCGCATATATCTTTACATTCTGGGTTCCCATATATATCTTTTATTAATGAACAGATAGTAAATAGGATACCCTTGAAATTGGCTTCCGCAGGGAGCTCAGATAATTTGTTTCCTATCCAGAAATATAGGAAATAGCAAGGGGCAGTAGTCTTCGCATTGTCCCTGTCTTTATACATGTAGTTAACATAGTACCATGCATTCTTAATTTTATCCCTGCGACCTTCATTAGTAATTGAATTTAGAGTCCCGCTTACATTATCTGTGCAACCAtctccacatttttttatgcccACATCGAATTTATCATAGAAGCCTGTTTTTGAAGGTAAAATATCCCGAAATAGTTCctgcaaatatataattgatAAAGACGGAagagtggaatatatatacatatatatgtacgtgtgtatatatatatgtaagtgcACATATATCTGTGAtcacctatatatatatgtatgcaccccttatattcattatattatgtacaggGAAGTTTGGCGTGTACACATGAAGTGTATTATGTGTGCATAGCTACTTTTACATAGGTAggatatataatttaaaattcttCTCCTTACTGTTTCTGATGACATggtttcatatatatgtgcttctatatgtgtatatatatataattttatattaaactcctctatatattaaaaaaagaagagagtaTAAGGAATTGTGCCCCGTTCGATAGTGATTATGCTTATGAATATGATTATGATTATTGATGAGTATGTGTCAAATTCTTGCACTCTTCCCTGATTGTTACACATTCGTTAATTTTTGAATAGTGATAATACACACATGCGTCCGATcagcatatgtatataatgcaGTCAGTagtatgaacaaaatttaatGGAATAACAGaactaaaaaaggaatagaaggaggggaaaaaattaggTTACTGATGTATTCCCTGCCCATGTACTACATTGCTCAACTATATGTGGTTACTATAATGTTATATTATTACTTAAACATGCTTCCCCTTGTATCCACATGTTTATAGAGGAGTGCAACTTCCATGTTAGCGTAATTTTCAACATGTATTatgaatttttcctttagtaTTATCTAAGAAGGGGAGTTagttaaaaattgttcatatgtgcCATATTGTGCAATTCACATATGTAGATCATTGTGCTTCCCtccatacatgtgtacatgtgttATAAATATTAACTGGAGTAGCTCATCTAATGGAGCGAATGAGTTAATGAAGCATATATACGAATGGGAAGGATATATATTGCACAATGTTCATATacgaaaatgtgcatatggaTGGAAGGATAGGGAACAGAATGTGCTCtctatgcacatatatgaactgtactacatatatatgtgttaacAACATTTAACAACCACTCCTCCTTTAATATTAACAATTAAAAGCATCAAATTCATAATGTACATACTAAAAGTtcctattaaaaaaaagaagaaagaagaatttaCACtcccctatatatatacgtaataGCTACATCAGGTAAATAATAGACTAACATATTATAAACATTAACCTACGGATCTGTAGTACGGAGCATGGATGGAAGATGCATAAAGTATATGATTcttatgttttttcctttctgctcctccttcttccttccttctgctcCTGTTCTATTGTGCGACTTCCCCTTTGGGGGCTTCGCTCATTCGTACCCCCGTTCTTACCTGTTCTtaccttaaattatatatgtgcacatatgtaatgatttggatgcatatgcacatgtatgtgttACCGTTGCTTGAAAATGTtaaacaacatatatatattcttaagAAAATAACAATTCCATATTCATGTTCATAATCATATtcatattcattcattccatattcataatcataatcGTAcacacaacaacagaagagaAATAATCATTCATCGTACacagcagaagaaaaaaaagcactcAATAAATTCGATACTGTgctattacatatatgtgaacagCACAACTTCCTAAAGTGCAGTATATACGAAGAACgtgcatacataaaaaagaatggctGAGGTAATACcactttattccttccttattctaaagggggggaaggaagcgtgggacatttgaataatatgtgtCCACATATAAAGGAGAACatataatatgtgcacatatatataataccttcttatatatatacatgtttgatgtaataaaattagtaaaaaaaagaataaatgaatagggacacacatatatatattccacactcTTCATCTTTGCCAATTACATATTTACAGGAGCAGCATTTAAAGGAATTACCCTCAAATGCAAATTTCTATGGTAAAATCGAAAGTAATGGAACGACCTgtacaaatgaaaagaagggaactATAAAGGCATATCTAAGTTCACTTAACAGAGGAAGGGATCCTGTTGAAAATATTGAAGGAGCAATATGCTATATAGCTGGAATGAAAGAGGGCCAGCATTCATTCTATAATGAGTATTGCgactttttatatttctggATAGGGCATAAACTATCCAGCATTCCTGCATACAGCACATCGTGGAGATCACAGAACTTTCTTCGTAAGTCAATAGAAGAAATAGATGAAAAACGAAATTGTAAAATTAGTTGTGGGGATATAAACTGGGACCTCTTCAATGAGAGGAAACGGGTGTTCGATTATTATTACGATTATAGTACTGTAAGACAGAAGATAATGGGGGATAAGAAAAACTGTGAGGGAAACTGGTTCGGCTATCTAACTAAAGTTTCCTTAGCATGTAGGACTGTGGAACAAAATTGTGCTGTGAAGGAACATAGTACGGATGATCAATATTGTTCCGACTATAATAGCAAGTACTACGTATTTTGTGATGCGCTGAAACACCTAATACAAGAATGTAAACCACAACCTacagaagaggaggagatgACATGTTCCCATATAGAAGGACCATTACAGACAGAAATCGCGCAAAAATCAAAATTGCTGCGTGAAGCGGACGAAGCTGTTCGTTCCGCCACCACCACGGCAAgcctttcttctatatttggCACACTCGGACTAACAGCatttccattattattatataaagtaagtagaCAGTTATAATCGAAATATAGACAATATAACGAATAGACACTATTTCTATATAAAGGGACAAATGCAAAATAGAAT harbors:
- a CDS encoding SICA antigen, which encodes MVCSMENKVCGMVNEVKIWKDIEDVLKDMLKNVQKDAPEINSLCGDYKEDSGGIVARNRGKDLCKMLIKIIYWIDGLIEKEEKIGHKKWNWKWERRKDIKEEDWELQAYLRCILGKITMTKMLATHCDMDRVTPIVTGAIEGTLLQKGVQAEHEKCDEIDFRSLNIGKKFFWEEIDKWIKQETREGGGIRKIKSDGEKCVGTAPTKKTSADAVVKKKNVVKLLGSGDPNELQELIEKDTKLPKEVLNKVVEKIQKKLEKKKGAQYKCPKRTITKDGFVDDDEELTIGEWFTAFSNNVSEDDKMNFGEWDTLRAVCDDLYSVQSDMSKYNSFCEIMVRNLLLVTEVGNQYKNEDGKTPCEKKVKNIPLCNLLKVWMEYMRFLCAPEEVMKHVFEAVEPVRAILHPGGNYAKCEYGTYAINYRGQTDMLEKVWKLLHDSVISGRVGIVTKHTWCTDYRTRKDRIRAPTGDGLSRADKGAQSQGINGNAGLKNLEELLEKIRGPMEEERQAELKFLEQTIQTVIQEEQQKQQQQPQGPPPPPPPPPNPGDQGTVSGGEEGERGVFKPSEAPAPVTKKEEPGEPPDKVTTAPKDSVQEQPGKDTSSPKRTPSKEDCKDNTVDAGVDPGACFDDLDNDLPIGPSPPAPSNEHHEATGDTGPKGVAGSSPVPALVVPGQDDLPLPNPPQRKLNLNFKEKSDESYNAFGGGGKDNKQTENSAGSSSRQAPDGPPTTVTATTTSSAGSISTNRTSDPGRGGTGGSPPAPVPLIQKNDHPSDLLTPYLPTIPVFLGISAMSYLLWKYFFLGKKRKRYRRAHQVRGSPTLEEQLLPHVDDQAHGPHEYTLIKKGRQPRSVSMGTKKPKKLVDRRGVGRRTIIDIHLEVLDECQKGDTKLVQEDFFEILVQEFMGCEFIKEKNVPEEQVPSSDSGFRGEDFVSKDDVPKEQVPSSDSVFRV
- a CDS encoding KIR protein; amino-acid sequence: MSSETELFRDILPSKTGFYDKFDVGIKKCGDGCTDNVSGTLNSITNEGRRDKIKNAWYYVNYMYKDRDNAKTTAPCYFLYFWIGNKLSELPAEANFKGILFTICSLIKDIYGNPECKDICANIDEVTFKNRKILFDFWYDHPTVLTLLEHSGPKGITKCQSYLQDVSIAYEAVKVSCTNGGSYDYCKKFWNNHKSGIEEKLSKLKSELKSLQDSIAHEAQTAQSKLEDAVRSATTTSSITSIFGTLATIGTPFLLYKVRIQNLILKTPFPINLSSVQYKPWSSLFGKHSGNGRKNTRKKRTIGRNFGSSIEDTLTEYSTDYSTIDGTVSSAAHARPSTTGASAKGRAGGNNERGHRNNIGYQNM